TGAAAGTCATATAGTTCACCTTGCGGATAGGATTAGTGTATTAATAAACCCCGATAAGCAGATTTTGGAGCAAAAAGATTATATAATAGAAAAAATAAACGATAAAAAAGGGGATACTTTTGCTCCCGAAATAGTAGAAGCCTTTGAGAAAGTTAGTGAAAAGGAGTCTTTTTGGCTTGATATTGTTTCTCCCGATGTTGGTGAAATCTTGTCTTCAAGGGCTAAATCAAATGCAGCTTCTATCAGTCTAGATATTAACGGGTTGTTAGAAATTGGTGAGTTGTTTACAAGGGTAATTGACTTTAGAAGTGTATTTACCTCGACACATTCTAGTGGAGTTGCTGCATCTGCCGAAGCTTTGGCACGTAAAATAGGGTTCTCGGATTTGGAATGCTTGCAAATGAGACTTGCAGGTTATTTGCATGATTTGGGCAAGTTAGCTGTGCCAAAAGAAATATTAGAAAAACCAGGAAAACTCACAGAAGATGAATTCAGGGTTATTAGAACTCATACTTATTATACTTATAGGACTTTAGAGCGCCTTCCTCAGCTCGAAACTATAAATAAATGGGGAGCTCTTCATCATGAGAAAATTGATGGTTCGGGTTATCCTTTTCATTGTGAAGGAGAAAAATTGTCTCTAGGAAGTAGAATTGTGGCAGTGGCAGATGTGTTTACAGCACTGACTGAAGACCGTCCTTACAGAGAGGGACTTAGCCCACAAAAAGTAGAGGATATATTAAATAATATGGTTAAAGAAAAAGCTCTTGATAGTGGGGTTGTGGAAGTTTTGATGAAAAATTATAAAGAAATAGATGATGTAAGGAAAAATGCTCAATTAAACTCAAAACAAAAATATCAGGATACAAAAGAAAAGGAGACGCATGCAGGAGGATAGAATTTAGGATAAGAGAAATTTATATGTTGTTATATAAGATCTATATATTTTTTCTCCAGGTAAACAAGGCTTTTAAACACTCATGATACATTTGTATTCTATATAAAACACCTTTGATTAGCCCGAACTTTT
The Natranaerofaba carboxydovora genome window above contains:
- a CDS encoding HD domain-containing phosphohydrolase, with protein sequence MPGESFNVSLFDLTMCLSDAMDLISPVVVDHHKKVALIADYFGEEMGLSKEKQTVLTLAGLLHDSGAISLKERIDALTFELENPHKHSELGYLMLKGFPFYSEIATIIRYHHSSYKEYRTKVPFESHIVHLADRISVLINPDKQILEQKDYIIEKINDKKGDTFAPEIVEAFEKVSEKESFWLDIVSPDVGEILSSRAKSNAASISLDINGLLEIGELFTRVIDFRSVFTSTHSSGVAASAEALARKIGFSDLECLQMRLAGYLHDLGKLAVPKEILEKPGKLTEDEFRVIRTHTYYTYRTLERLPQLETINKWGALHHEKIDGSGYPFHCEGEKLSLGSRIVAVADVFTALTEDRPYREGLSPQKVEDILNNMVKEKALDSGVVEVLMKNYKEIDDVRKNAQLNSKQKYQDTKEKETHAGG